One Parachlamydia sp. AcF125 DNA segment encodes these proteins:
- the tsf gene encoding translation elongation factor Ts → MSTTVTPAMIKELRERTGIGMGQCKKALEEANGDMELAITNLRKSGAASAVKKEGRVTNEGMIGAAQVAKAIALVEVNAETDFVVKNERFQQFVQAISQEAAETSPASLEAFLQQKYSKDDNMTIDELRSSLVQAIGENIQIKRLKVLPKKANTSVGVYSHLGGKMVTVVEITGSDAQEELAKDIAMHVAAAAPEYVSPDQVPSEVLEKEKEIARSQVVGKPDFVAEKIVTGKLNYFYDTTCLICQKYIKDDSVKIEDLVKQKGKDLQLTSFERWTVSQ, encoded by the coding sequence ATGTCGACAACCGTAACTCCAGCCATGATTAAAGAGCTTCGCGAGCGCACAGGGATTGGCATGGGCCAATGCAAAAAAGCTTTAGAAGAAGCCAACGGAGACATGGAGCTGGCTATCACCAACCTACGCAAATCTGGAGCAGCCTCAGCTGTTAAGAAAGAAGGGCGGGTAACTAACGAAGGGATGATTGGTGCAGCCCAAGTTGCTAAAGCTATCGCCCTTGTAGAAGTGAACGCAGAGACAGATTTTGTGGTAAAAAATGAACGTTTTCAGCAATTTGTCCAGGCAATTTCCCAAGAAGCTGCTGAAACAAGCCCCGCTTCTTTAGAGGCTTTCTTACAACAGAAATATTCTAAAGACGACAACATGACGATTGATGAACTCCGCTCTTCGCTCGTTCAAGCAATTGGGGAAAACATCCAAATTAAGCGCCTGAAAGTTTTGCCTAAAAAGGCAAACACTTCCGTGGGAGTCTATTCTCATCTGGGAGGAAAAATGGTGACTGTGGTGGAAATTACAGGTAGTGATGCGCAAGAAGAGCTTGCCAAAGATATCGCGATGCATGTGGCAGCAGCAGCACCTGAATACGTGTCTCCTGACCAAGTTCCAAGTGAAGTATTGGAAAAAGAGAAAGAGATTGCACGCAGCCAAGTGGTAGGCAAGCCTGACTTTGTGGCAGAGAAAATTGTGACAGGGAAATTGAATTATTTCTATGACACCACATGCTTGATTTGCCAAAAATATATCAAAGACGATTCAGTCAAAATTGAAGACCTCGTCAAGCAG